A window of Kiritimatiellia bacterium genomic DNA:
TTCAGCGGGCTTTTCGAAACATTCAAGAAGCGGTCAATCACTCGCAGTACATATCGATCCGTAACTTCGATGGTCCGTTCCAGCCGGAGACCGTTGCTAGTATCACGGGTGAAGGTCACTGACCGTCCATCACTCGAGACGGCTGCCGTGAAAAGGGCAGTTGTTCCAAGGGAGGGAAGCTTGTCATATGAGAGAGAGGGCCGCGTTGAAAAATCGAGGACCATCGGACCGCTGTCCTTCTCAATGGATGCGCGATACTCGTGAAGGGTTACCTTGAGCAGCGAGGCCCCTCGACTCGATAACACAAATTCCGCTTTAGCGTTTGTGAGCGTGACTGTGGGCGGCGGTTCATGGTCCGCTCCCGTATCGTCGGACGCCTCGAGATTTCCTCGCGATTCCGTGTCCGGCCGAGACTCCCATGCCGGCGTTTCATCGGCTGCTTCCGCATGCTTCACTTCGTCTGCGGAGACGGCGGGCTTCGTGGTCTTTTCCTTGGCGGGATGATCCGAAAAAAATGTGCGCGCGATCATCCGGTCGATAACTGGCCAGGCGAATAGCAGCGCCAAAAGGACTATAAACCAGGCGAAGTCACGCTTATCCATCGACATGGCAATTCCTACTAGGGCTGGGGTGGGGAAGGAACAGGATCGATCCCGCCGGGATGAAACGGATGGCAACGGGCTAAACGTTTGATCGTCAGCCAGGAGCCTCGCAAGACTCCGTGCAAATGGATGGCGTCGATGGCGTAATTCGAGCAGCTTGGATGGAATCGACAAGCTCCGCCGAGCAGAGGACTCAGCGTCCATTGATAGAGACGGATCAGTCCGACCGCGAGGACGGTTGTCCGCGAGCAAAATCCGCGGTGGGTCCGAAGTAGGCGCCACGTGGAATGGGGGCTATGGCCAGAGGGATGACGCATCAGCCGGCTCCTTCCGTTTCGGCCTCGGAGCTCTGTCGTTTTTCGGGAGCCCGATAAATGCCCGCGCGGTGCGCGATGTCAAAGAGGTCCTTTTCAATGTCCTGCCACTTTGCGTCCAGCAATTCGCGCCGGGCGATCAAGACC
This region includes:
- the yidD gene encoding membrane protein insertion efficiency factor YidD, with translation MIRLYQWTLSPLLGGACRFHPSCSNYAIDAIHLHGVLRGSWLTIKRLARCHPFHPGGIDPVPSPPQP